The Comamonas sp. lk genome contains the following window.
ACAGCATGTTGATCATCGTCGGCACCATGAAAGTGTGCGTGACGCGATCAGCGTTCATATCCGCCAGAAAGCGCCCCGGTTCAAATGCGGAAAACAGCCGGATTGTCGCGCCGCTGCACAGAGCGGGCACGATCTGCATTCCGGAAGCATGCGTGATCGGTCCCACCAGTCCAAGAATGTCTCCGGCCTGCATTCCTTCTGAGCGCGAGAGAAACTTGCGCAACTGCGCCAGGCGGTTACCGAACGTCTGCATCGCTGCTTTGAGAATGCCTGACGACCCCGACGTATAGTGCAGCACCGCGACCTCATCGACTGTCACCTGCACGGGTGTAAAAGCGTCGCTGGCCTGCTGCAGCGCACGCTCATACGAAGTGACAGGGTCCGTCTCTTCGTCCAGTAGTAACAGACGGGGCATTTCTCCTTTGAGGTGTGCGCGGAAAGCCTCAGCGCGCTGCGCCGTGGTCACCACCAGGGTGGCTCCGCTGTTGGCAACGATGTCGCCCACTTCTGCTGGCGAGAGCCTTGAATTGAACGGTGCCTTGATGAGTGCGCTCTTGTAGCACGCCAGCTCTACCTCTACGACTTCAATACAGTTAGGCAGATAGATGCCAACGCGATCTCCGCGCTTAAGGCCTGCGCCCAGCAACGCGTTGGCCAAACGATTGGAGCGTTGCTCCAGCTCTGCATAAGTGGTGCTGCGCGTGACGCTCTTGATGGCCACGCGGCTCGCAAAAGTGCGCGCACAACGTGCGACGAGTTCGCCGATATTGGCGACAAAAAGTGGGGGCTGACTCACATGCTCTCCTTGATTTTTAGACCGTTTGCGGTGCCTGCGCAATCAGTGTCCCAAACCCAAGGAGATAAAGGAAATAGCGTTTAATGATGCTTGGCCATCAATTGAATTGATGGCCTTGGCTTTCAATTCGAAGAGGGCGAATCCTGCGCGGAAAGGAGCAGCTCGGCTTCCCAGACGCGCTGATGGACCAAGCGCCGCGAGATTTGTTCGATGGCCTCGATCACTACTTGTGTCGCCGCGTTAGGCGTGCGATCTGCCAGTGTTGCGAGGTGATAGCTGCGCGGCAGTTCCGGACGCACTACGCGGGCAATAATCCAATTGCTCGCGGGTGGCGGCGAATCGGGCAGTGAACAAGCCGGTGTGAAAGTGAAGCCCGCTCCACACATGTAGAGTGAGCGTATCACGCGCACCGAGTCGTGCTCATGTACCACGTTGAGCGTTACGCCCAACGAAGCGGCAGCATCCTCCACGTTCTGCCGAATCGAAAACCGCCGTGATTGCAGCAGTAGCGGCAGTTGCACGGCCAGGGCGAACTCAATGTCGGGCCGCGCAAACGGACTGCCCGCGGGCGGCGGTTGCAAAAGTGCTGCGACCGAGCCTTCAGCATCCAGCCCACTGATGTACATGGGTTCACACGCCAAGGGCCTGCAACGCAGCCCATCTACATGTGGAGTATTCACCAAGATACCCACATCGGCTCGCCGATCCAGCATGGCGTTCTTCACCATCAGACTCAGATCATCGAGTACAAACACACGAATGCGTGGATGCGTCTGCTTTAGTTGCGCCAGCACCGGTCCGAGCAGCAGTGAAGCCAGCAAAAACGGCATCGCAATTGTCACCGACCCTTCCGGGCCCTGTGGCAGCCGCTGAATGCGCTCACGTACCGCATCCGCATCCGACAGCAATCGGCGTGCGTCCTCATATAGCTGTAGCCCTGCGGGCGTGGGTGTCACGCCCGCATGCGAGCGTTCAAACAGCCTGGCCTCGAGTTCACCTTCCAGCTTCTTGATTTGCGCAGTCAGCGCGGGCTGCGCAATGAACAACGATCCCGCCGCCCGCGACAAGCTGCCTGCCTCGACCACCGCAATGAAATAACGAAGAGTGCGCAAGTCCATGAGGATCCATTGTCGTCGCTTGCGTTGCAGCCTGAAGGATTGCCTTGCAAAACTCAAGATACAGCTCGAGCTCAGACGGTTCCGTTCGGTGACGAACAAGGCATCCGTCTGTCAGGCCTTGTAGGGACAAGGGACATCATCTATGTGAACATGCACAAAGGCAGGATGTAGTTATGCGCTTACTCGATTGGTGCAGACCCGAGCGGCCCCCACCAGCCGGCTAGGTTCTCGTCCGCATCCGCGGTGGGGCTCAATCATTCACTTTTTGTAGGTGTCGCGCAGTATGTTCTTCATCACTTTTCCCATAGCGTTACGGGGCAGCTCAGGTGCGAAATAGACATACTTTGGAATCTTGTAGTTGGCCAGTTGCCCCTTGAGAGACTTGATGATCTGATCGCCCGTGAGGCTCTCGTTCTTGCACACGACTACCGCGGTTACGGCTTCGCCAAAATCACGATCAGGGATACCGATGACGGCAGACTCTCTCACGCCGTGCAGAGCATCTATGGCCATCTCCACCTCCTTGGGGTAGACGTTATAGCCTCCCGAGATGACTAGATCCTTGGCTCGACCGACGATGGTCAGGTAGTCATCACTGCTAAGGGTTCCCTGGTCGCCAGTGCGGAACCAACCATCTGAGGTGAACTCCTCGGCAGTTTTTTTCGGCTTGCGCCAGTAGCCCTTCATCACGCCACTGCCGCGGATCTGGATGCCACCGATCTGGTCGTGGGGCAGCAGTTGGTCCTTGTTGTCGGCGATCCGCACTTCGACGCCGTCAATAGGCTTGCCGACGGAGCCGATACGTCGCTCGCCCACGTAGGGGTTGGAGGTGATGATGGCTGATTCAGTCATGCCATAGCGTTCCAACACGATCTGGCCAGTGCGCCGCTGGAAGTCGTGGTTGGTTTCGGCCAGCAGGGGCGCCGAGCCAGAAACGAAGAGCCTCATATTGGCGGCGCTGGTGACTGTTAACTCCGGCTGGTCGAGTAGGCGGGTGTAGAAGGTGGGCACACCCATCATCACCGTTGCCCGAGGAAGCAAGGACAGTACTTGTTCCGCATTGAACTTCTTCAGAAAAAGGAGCCGACTGCGCGAAAGCAAGGCGCAGTGGCTGGAGATGAACAGCCCGTGGGCATGGAACAAGGGTAGCGCGTGGAGCAGCACGTCCTGGTTGGTGAAGCCCCATAGCTTTGTCAGTGCCCGGCCGTTGCTTAGCAGGCTCGCATGGGTGAGCATGGCTCCCTTAGGGCGGCCGGTGGTGCCCGAGGTGTAGATGATGACGGCCACCTCATCCCCCGACACCTGAGTCGTGTCGAATACATCGGCTTGCGCATCGGCCATCACGTCAAGGGTGCCGCTGCCTTCGTCAGTCATCGTCATGACATGGGCCACGCCATGGCTTCGCGCCAGTTCACTCTTGGCCGCAAGATCCGTTGGATCGCACACAAGCACCCGGGGCTCGGCGTCTTCGAGAAAGTACGCCAGTTCGTTCAGCTGATATGCGGTATTGAGGGGCAGGTACGTAGCGCCCATGCGCAAGGTCGCAAGATAGAGGCAATAGTTCCGTGCCGATTTTTCGACCTGTACCGCAACCCGGTCGCCGGGTTGCACGCCCAGGCCAATTAGGGCATTGGCGTAGCGAGCGGTCGTGCCCAGCATCTGGGCGTAGCTGACAATCTGGCCGTCGTCGGTTTCGAGGAACGGTGCGTCATTGCCCTCTCGGGCGATGGTTTCAAAGGTGGCGAAGATATTGGAGTTCATGGCATTAGCTGACGTTGCGGCGTTTTTGGAGGGAGCGGGTCAAGAAAGCGCGCTGACGGTGTCCGCCACGCCCAACTCGACGTAGTGGGCGAAATCCGCGCTGGCATTCGATATGGCCGCATCTGGGCGGGTCAGGATGCTGTTCAGCGAAGCCTGGGGCAGGGTTCGTACGCTGCCGCCAGGAGCGATATCCACCGAGGATGCAGCGCCTGCGGTGGCAATGTAGATTCCGCCGGAGATCTCGCCGGCAATGCGAAGCCGCAGTTGCTGTCCCCGGTGTGCGTGGCGTCGCAAGGTTCGCGCCAAGTGAACCAGGTATTGGCTGAGAATCAGGGTTTCGTCAGCCATGTGCAGGCTATGGCCGACGCAGTCGATGTATAGATCCATGGGCGCTTGGGTCGCGTCGACCATTGTGGCGAACTTCAGCGCGTCTGCGGCACCGATTGAGGCCCGCCCGCTGACGCTCAGGGAACCAGTTTCCGGGCTGCTGACGATGTACGCTGTCGCTGGAGGGTTTGTCTTGCCGAGGCGCATGCCGAGCAAGTGGCGCTCGTGGTCCAGGGTGTCCGGCAAAGGTCTGGTTGGTAGCCTTTTCACCCATTGATGCAGCGCTGCCGCATAGGCGGGCAACGTGTCGTCGAGAAGGCACTCTGCGTCCCCATGGCGGCAGCGAGAAAGGCCGCCGATGGAGGTTCGCACTGTGGTCAAGGAGCCGCCGCCAGCGCTTTCCAGTACCCTGGGGCCTGACATTGCCAGCAGGGTGCCAGGTGCGTAGCAGCGCTTGCTGGCCGCGAAAGCCAGCATGCTGGCCCCTCCAAAGACATTGCGTCCGAGCAGGGCGATCATGGGCAGACCAGCAAGGCTGGCGTCGAGCAGCTCTGTCATCAGTCCGCGCAGCGCGCCCTGGATCGCCAGTCCTTCGTCCAACCGGGCACCTGCCGAGTCAATTAGCAGCACCAGAGGGCGCTTGGTTTCCAGCGCGAGGCGGACGATGCGGCGAAGATCGGTACATTCGGCGGTGCCTAGTACGCCCTTGTCGAGTGCCGGATCGGTAGCTGCGGCCAGAACTTGGCGGCTACCGATCTTGGCTGCGGTGAGGCGCAGGCCGGAGTCTGCGGAAAGCATGTTTTCGGAACCGGCATCGAACAGCGCGGCAAGCCGATCCGTAACGGATGCACTGGTGAAAGAGCCATCATGCATGTTTCACTCACTTCACTTGTTGTCCGCGCCCGCACCGGATCGCTGCGTGATGGCCTTGTGCCTTGCGCCATCGCTGATTGCCCAGTCCTTGAAATCTTCCGGTGAGACAGACGGCCAGGCCGCGTTGCCCTGTTTCTCCAGCCTGGCCTTTACCTCTGGGTCGCGCAACACCTGTGCGCTGGCATCGAACAGTTTCTTGATCACTTCCGGCGGTAGCTTGGCAGGACCGTAGAGACCGAGCCACAGGCTGAAGTCGTAGTCCTTGATGCCCGACTCATTCATGCCTGGCAGGTCGGGAAACAGTGGAGAGCGTTCGGCCGTAGTTACCGCCAGTGGTCTCAACTTTCCGGCCAGGACCATTGGCATGACTGAGGGCGGCGTGCCGAAAGTCATATCCACATCGCCCGCGGCAACAGCTTGTATCGACGGCGCGCCACCCTTGTACGGCACATGCAGCATATCGATGCCCGCCGCGTGGGCAAATGCAGCGCCGGCCAGGTGCGTCACGACACCTGCACCGGAGGATGAATAAGTTAACTTCCCCGGATTCTTGCGTGCCTGCTCCATCAAGCCTTTGACGGATTTTTCGGGGAAATCCTTCTTGACCGCCAGCAGCATTGGCGAATTGCTCCAGCGCGTGATCGGCGTGAAACTTTTCACACCGTCGTAACGCGCACTTTTGTACAGAAGCTGGTCGGATCCGTAGAGATTTGCGGTACCCAGCAGCAGCGTGTAGCCGTCTGGCTGCGCACGCGACACGAGCTCCGAAGCCAGCGTGGTACCTGCACCAGGCCGATTGTCGACGACCACCGCTTGAGACAATAGGCGGCTGAGTCTTTCGCCCACGATCCGTGCCACCGCATCCGCACCGCCACCGGCAGGGAAACCCACGACCAGCGTGATCGGCCGGGAAGGGTATGTCTCCGCAAATGCGACCGTGCCTGCGACAACGGCCAGCACAGCAGTCAACGCTTTTTTAAACATGTCTTGTCTCCTTTGGTTTAGATCTTGGTTTTCTCTGGTCAGAGCTGCCATGCAGCCATTGCCATGAACATCCGTGTCTTTCGGACTATTGACATTGGCCGTTTTGAAGCGGCGCTGTACAGATCAGAAAGACACGTTTCATCTTTTATGGAGTCAATGTACGAGTGCGATGAATAATTTTAAAATATGATATTTTTATTGTTCGATCGGAATTTCTTATTGATGAGCAACAAAAATGGACCTGCGACAGCTGCGGTATTTCGTCAAGGTGGTGGAGTGCGGTAACGTTACGCGCGCGAGCGAGGCGCTGCATATAGCGCAGCCAGCCGTCAGCCAGCAGATGCGCAATCTGGAGCGCGACTTAGAAGTGCGGCTGCTGGAACGCAGCGTGCATGGCGTGGCACCCACTGCAGCGGGCCAGACGCTTTATCGGCACGCGATGGAATTGCTCCGGCAGGCTGACAGCACGCGCGAACTACTGCGACAGGATGCGGAGTTGCCGCAAGGCCGCGTGTCGGTCGCTCTGCCGTCGAGCACGGCGCGGATGGTGGCGATTCCGCTGGCGCGCATGATTCGTGATCGCTACCCTGGCATCGCGCTGGAATTGGTGGAGGCACCGAGTGCGGAACTTGTCAGTCTGCTTACCAGCGGACGAGTGGATCTCGCCGTGATGGTCGATGCGGTTGAAGCGCGCAGCATTGTGATGCAGCATTTGCTGACGGAAGCGCTATACCTGATCGCATGGCCGGAATTTCCCATGCCGGTTGAACCCGTTTCTATCGCAGAACTGGCGCGCATGCCGCTGCTGCTGCCGAGCGCGCCAAACACGATTCGCAGTCATGTCGAGTGGGCGCTGCGCGAAGCTGGATTGCCGTGCGAGATTCGTTTTGAGGCCAGTTCAACGGCTTTGCTATTCGCTGCGGTAATGGCGAAGCTAGGAGTGACGATCCTGCCATGGAGCGCAGCGCATATCGAGCTTAGTGAGCATAAGCTCAAGCTTGCTATGGTTGACCATCGCTTGTTCTCGCGCGATTTGTCACTTTGCTGGCGCGATACGGCATTAATGAGTAATGCCGTGAAGAAGGTCAAAGCAACAATACTTGAACTGTTCGATAGCCCCGAAAAATGGCCGAAATGGGTGACAGTCCAGCCCAGAGGCGTGTGAGTAATCCCTATGCAAGTTGAGATATGTCCACTGGAGCCGTGCAGCCCAAGTTCAAGCCTCCCTGCCAACCATTTCGAAGAAAGCGCGCACTATTTGCATGTCCTGTCTTTCCGCTAAGCAGGCAATATGCACATAGGTACGAACCTGCACGTCTGCAAGGCTTACAGCATGCAAGCCGGGGCCGGGAACGAACTCCACCTCGGATACAGCTGACACCCCCAGGTTTTGCGCCACGGCTTCGCGGATGATTTCTCGGCTACCAATCTCCATGACCTCGCCGGGCACGACATCTGCATCCTTTAATGCCGCTTCAATGGCTCTGCGCGTCGTCGAACCATTCTCACGAAGAATCAATCGTTCGCCTGCGAGCTCGGCAATGCGGATGCGGCGGCGTTTTGCAAAACGGTGTTCGCTAGAGCAGAAGATGACCACGGGGTGGTCACTGTAAGGTACCGAGACGAAGCGCCTATCTGGGGCCACTTGCGCGAGCACGCCGACATCCGCACTGTAATCAAGCAGTCTGTCCAGCACGTCCTGTGAATTGCCTGTCGTAACCGAGACCTTGATACCAGGATAGCGCTGAAGAAAGGTCGCCAGTACCGTCGTCACTTGGGCTGGGCCGACTGCCGCAACGCGTAGATGGCCGCTGCGCAGTTCACCTGATTCATGCAGCAGCTGCTTGGCTTCCGCCTCGAGGCTGAAGATCTGTCGTGATAGGTGCAACAGCCGTTGGCCCATTTCGGTGAGTACTACGCGCCGACCTGCTCGATAGAAGAGCTCCACTTTGTACAAGTCTTCGAGCTGGCCGACTTGGGTCGTAACAGTAGGTTGGCTCACATGCAGGCTTTCGGCTGCGGCGGTAAAGCTACCGGTGCTGGCCACAGCATGGAAAGAACGCAATTGTGTCAGGCGCATGAATTGATCCTCAGCATTTTCCCTGCGTAACTATATATTTACTCAATACCAAATAGAAAAAATTTGAATTAGATAAATAGGTTCTGATCGGCCACAGTGAACCCATGCGTTAGGAAGAGTCCTGCGCAGATTCAGGTAATGGATCAGTTGTGAACATGGAGGACTTGATGGTGTTCAGTCGTTATGTCGCTGCCGTTAGCGCAGCCATCAATCTTCCGCTGATCTACCTGTATTCACGAGTTCAAGAAGGAGATCACTCATGACACTGAAAGCTGAAGCCATCCAGTCCAACGGACGAAGCTACGCCAAACCGCATGTTCCCGTGGTAGTGGTATGCGTCGATGGATGCGAGCCAGACTACATTACTCAGGCGATCCAGGCGGGCGTGGCACCCTATCTCAAGCGCATGTTGGAGAAAGGAAGTTGCTTGCTGGGGGACTGTGTGATTCCCAGCTTCACCAACCCCAACAATGTCTCCATCGTCACGGGCGTTCCGCCTTCTGTGCACGGCATTTGTGGCAATTACTTCTATGACCAGGCTGCAGACCAGGAAGTGATGATGAATGGTCCCGAGTATCTGCGCGCTCCAACCCTGCTTTCCGCCTTTGCGAACGCCGGTGCTCTGGTGGCAGCGGTGACAGCCAAGGACAAGTTGCGCACACTGCTGGGTCATGGCCTCAAGGGCATCTGCTTCTCTGCCGAGAAGGCAGACAAGGCCACAGTCGCTGAATGTGGCATAGACAATGTGCTTGAACTGGTGGGGCGGCCCTTGCCATCCGTGTACAGCAGCGATTTGAGCGAATTCGTCTTTGCCGCCGGCGTACGACTGATGGAGACGCGTCGGCCCGATCTGATGTACTTATCCACTACAGACTACGTGCAGCACAAGTGCGCCCCGGGAACGCCAGAGGCAAACGCCTTCTACGCCATGCTGGACGGCTACCTGGCCCGACTGGACGAACTGGGTGCCGTGATCGGTCTGACGGCCGACCACGGTATGAGTCCTAAGACCGACGCGTCAGGCAAGCCACGTGTGCTTTATCTGCAGCAGGAACTGGATATGCAGCTGGGAGAGGGCCGTACCCGAGTCATCTTGCCGATCACCGACCCCTATGTGGTGCACCACGGCGCGCTGGGCTCGTTTGCCACCGTGTACGCCCATGGTGCACCGCTGGATCAGGTGCGTGAAATGCTGCAGGCAATGGCAGGTGTGGAACAGGTGTTGACACGTGATGAGGCGGTACGACGCTTCGAACTGGCTGGCGACCGCATTGGTGACTTGATCGTTGTGGCCGATCATTTGACAGTGCTGGGCACCTGCGCTGTGCGACATGACCTTAGTGGCTTGACCGTGCCTTTGCGCTCGCACGGTGGCATCTCAGAGCAGAAGGTCCCTCTGTTGTTCAACCGTCCGCTGCATGGTGTAGGCCGGAGCCGGCGTTTGCGCAATTTCGATGTGTTCGACCT
Protein-coding sequences here:
- a CDS encoding AMP-binding protein, which translates into the protein MSQPPLFVANIGELVARCARTFASRVAIKSVTRSTTYAELEQRSNRLANALLGAGLKRGDRVGIYLPNCIEVVEVELACYKSALIKAPFNSRLSPAEVGDIVANSGATLVVTTAQRAEAFRAHLKGEMPRLLLLDEETDPVTSYERALQQASDAFTPVQVTVDEVAVLHYTSGSSGILKAAMQTFGNRLAQLRKFLSRSEGMQAGDILGLVGPITHASGMQIVPALCSGATIRLFSAFEPGRFLADMNADRVTHTFMVPTMINMLLSELGNQYRPLPDLQRLGYGAAPMAPARILQAMDVFGPVLSQGYGAGETTSGVCGLTAADHLHARAARPERLASCGLPFLESTVEIVDDDGIAVGAGEIGEIVVSGADVFAGYWQAPELTAEVLKNGRYHTGDLARMDEDGYIYIVDRKKDMVISGGFNVYPSEVEAVLYQHEAVAEACVFAIPDEKWGEAVAAHVVLKPGCAAKAEVLDAFCAQLLAGFKRPRHFEFVASLQKNANGKVARKAIQTPYWADRSRMVN
- a CDS encoding LysR family transcriptional regulator; its protein translation is MDLRTLRYFIAVVEAGSLSRAAGSLFIAQPALTAQIKKLEGELEARLFERSHAGVTPTPAGLQLYEDARRLLSDADAVRERIQRLPQGPEGSVTIAMPFLLASLLLGPVLAQLKQTHPRIRVFVLDDLSLMVKNAMLDRRADVGILVNTPHVDGLRCRPLACEPMYISGLDAEGSVAALLQPPPAGSPFARPDIEFALAVQLPLLLQSRRFSIRQNVEDAAASLGVTLNVVHEHDSVRVIRSLYMCGAGFTFTPACSLPDSPPPASNWIIARVVRPELPRSYHLATLADRTPNAATQVVIEAIEQISRRLVHQRVWEAELLLSAQDSPSSN
- a CDS encoding AMP-binding protein, whose product is MNSNIFATFETIAREGNDAPFLETDDGQIVSYAQMLGTTARYANALIGLGVQPGDRVAVQVEKSARNYCLYLATLRMGATYLPLNTAYQLNELAYFLEDAEPRVLVCDPTDLAAKSELARSHGVAHVMTMTDEGSGTLDVMADAQADVFDTTQVSGDEVAVIIYTSGTTGRPKGAMLTHASLLSNGRALTKLWGFTNQDVLLHALPLFHAHGLFISSHCALLSRSRLLFLKKFNAEQVLSLLPRATVMMGVPTFYTRLLDQPELTVTSAANMRLFVSGSAPLLAETNHDFQRRTGQIVLERYGMTESAIITSNPYVGERRIGSVGKPIDGVEVRIADNKDQLLPHDQIGGIQIRGSGVMKGYWRKPKKTAEEFTSDGWFRTGDQGTLSSDDYLTIVGRAKDLVISGGYNVYPKEVEMAIDALHGVRESAVIGIPDRDFGEAVTAVVVCKNESLTGDQIIKSLKGQLANYKIPKYVYFAPELPRNAMGKVMKNILRDTYKK
- a CDS encoding biotin-independent malonate decarboxylase subunit gamma, whose product is MHDGSFTSASVTDRLAALFDAGSENMLSADSGLRLTAAKIGSRQVLAAATDPALDKGVLGTAECTDLRRIVRLALETKRPLVLLIDSAGARLDEGLAIQGALRGLMTELLDASLAGLPMIALLGRNVFGGASMLAFAASKRCYAPGTLLAMSGPRVLESAGGGSLTTVRTSIGGLSRCRHGDAECLLDDTLPAYAAALHQWVKRLPTRPLPDTLDHERHLLGMRLGKTNPPATAYIVSSPETGSLSVSGRASIGAADALKFATMVDATQAPMDLYIDCVGHSLHMADETLILSQYLVHLARTLRRHAHRGQQLRLRIAGEISGGIYIATAGAASSVDIAPGGSVRTLPQASLNSILTRPDAAISNASADFAHYVELGVADTVSALS
- a CDS encoding tripartite tricarboxylate transporter substrate binding protein, with the protein product MFKKALTAVLAVVAGTVAFAETYPSRPITLVVGFPAGGGADAVARIVGERLSRLLSQAVVVDNRPGAGTTLASELVSRAQPDGYTLLLGTANLYGSDQLLYKSARYDGVKSFTPITRWSNSPMLLAVKKDFPEKSVKGLMEQARKNPGKLTYSSSGAGVVTHLAGAAFAHAAGIDMLHVPYKGGAPSIQAVAAGDVDMTFGTPPSVMPMVLAGKLRPLAVTTAERSPLFPDLPGMNESGIKDYDFSLWLGLYGPAKLPPEVIKKLFDASAQVLRDPEVKARLEKQGNAAWPSVSPEDFKDWAISDGARHKAITQRSGAGADNK
- a CDS encoding LysR substrate-binding domain-containing protein, producing MDLRQLRYFVKVVECGNVTRASEALHIAQPAVSQQMRNLERDLEVRLLERSVHGVAPTAAGQTLYRHAMELLRQADSTRELLRQDAELPQGRVSVALPSSTARMVAIPLARMIRDRYPGIALELVEAPSAELVSLLTSGRVDLAVMVDAVEARSIVMQHLLTEALYLIAWPEFPMPVEPVSIAELARMPLLLPSAPNTIRSHVEWALREAGLPCEIRFEASSTALLFAAVMAKLGVTILPWSAAHIELSEHKLKLAMVDHRLFSRDLSLCWRDTALMSNAVKKVKATILELFDSPEKWPKWVTVQPRGV
- a CDS encoding LysR substrate-binding domain-containing protein; the protein is MRLTQLRSFHAVASTGSFTAAAESLHVSQPTVTTQVGQLEDLYKVELFYRAGRRVVLTEMGQRLLHLSRQIFSLEAEAKQLLHESGELRSGHLRVAAVGPAQVTTVLATFLQRYPGIKVSVTTGNSQDVLDRLLDYSADVGVLAQVAPDRRFVSVPYSDHPVVIFCSSEHRFAKRRRIRIAELAGERLILRENGSTTRRAIEAALKDADVVPGEVMEIGSREIIREAVAQNLGVSAVSEVEFVPGPGLHAVSLADVQVRTYVHIACLAERQDMQIVRAFFEMVGREA
- the phnA gene encoding phosphonoacetate hydrolase, producing the protein MTLKAEAIQSNGRSYAKPHVPVVVVCVDGCEPDYITQAIQAGVAPYLKRMLEKGSCLLGDCVIPSFTNPNNVSIVTGVPPSVHGICGNYFYDQAADQEVMMNGPEYLRAPTLLSAFANAGALVAAVTAKDKLRTLLGHGLKGICFSAEKADKATVAECGIDNVLELVGRPLPSVYSSDLSEFVFAAGVRLMETRRPDLMYLSTTDYVQHKCAPGTPEANAFYAMLDGYLARLDELGAVIGLTADHGMSPKTDASGKPRVLYLQQELDMQLGEGRTRVILPITDPYVVHHGALGSFATVYAHGAPLDQVREMLQAMAGVEQVLTRDEAVRRFELAGDRIGDLIVVADHLTVLGTCAVRHDLSGLTVPLRSHGGISEQKVPLLFNRPLHGVGRSRRLRNFDVFDLVLNHTDASESVQTIAAMSSKSTEQVTL